In Zingiber officinale cultivar Zhangliang chromosome 6A, Zo_v1.1, whole genome shotgun sequence, a single genomic region encodes these proteins:
- the LOC121996169 gene encoding uncharacterized protein LOC121996169 produces the protein MPTSAGRRLHVILPSKDSELPPHSDLRPTGKPRPRRRTRGPVFPGVAAGARPRKDGAASCGRRSGPNTPLLRWKFNEKLPQKAEDVMASEAPLRSLPPKFTRVSARKLAAGIWSLGHIDSGGGACGGVGEGRRTRPGFEPVSGYQQVELLCNPRSTDLHTYKSKNHEFTSPVSVLSPKYGDIHKQFSGFPSSALEKATKWDPGSSMTAEEVYRFYSQLKLLEDQGLNSASIISSLRTELEETHARVSELETERKSAKKKLDQFLKRLAEEKALWRNREHEKVRAIIEAMKADLDRERKKRQKIEIIHSKLVNELAEARLTAKKLLQDYEKERKARELVEEVCDELVKEIGEDKAEVEAVKIEAMKIREEVEMEKRMLQMAEVWREERVQMKLIDAKLTLQERYSQMMELKADLDSFLAATKSMPMDVELVGKAELLKDKVNLVNVEDIKEFAYQPPPDSEDIYAVFKDLQLRQETTGRDIQFQPCSGHSLRSHGSKINEASPETDVFLEHHIAEQAQDLIDSNEDAEDESDWETMSHAEEQASEPSVNDYCKESNADASMSEVEWKESRDDKLDAETVTEVCSINSKSRKKVPSICRLWRSSTHDIAEVKPGRLSVSDGRISNGTLASNNGEDYKKHSVSDTNRRLTKGGSVSNETFSPNTGTGDIGLSPESIGQWSSPDSLNSHIGTKGCIEWPRSSQKHNLKAKLMEARMESGKVQLRHVLKQKI, from the exons ATGCCGACCTCCGCCGGACGCCGTCTCCATGTGATTCTCCCCTCCAAGGACTCGGAGCTGCCACCCCACTCCGATCTCCGTCCTACGGGCAAGCCCCGCCCCCGTCGAAGGACCCGCGGCCCCGTATTCCCTGGCGTTGCTGCCGGGGCCCGCCCAAGAAAGGACGGCGCAGCTTCATGCGGGAGGAGGAGCGGGCCCAACACCCCCCTGCTCAGGTGGAAGTTCAACGAGAAGCTCCCGCAGAAGGCCGAGGATGTCATGGCAAGTGAGGCGCCGCTGCGGTCGCTGCCTCCCAAGTTCACTCGGGTCTCCGCGAGGAAGCTGGCAGCCGGGATCTGGAGCCTAGGGCATATAGACTCTGGTGGGGGAGCCTGTGGTGGAGTGGGAGAAGGCCGGCGAACTCGTCCAGGTTTTGAG CCAGTCTCTGGCTATCAACAAGTTGAGTTGCTTTGCAATCCCCGAAGCACTGACCTCCATACTTACAAGAGCAAGAATCATGAGTTCACCAGTCCGGTCTCGGTCTTAAGTCCAAAATATGGTGACATCCACAAG CAATTCTCTGGTTTTCCAAGTTCTGCATTGGAGAAGGCGACTAAATGGGACCCTGGGAGCTCAATGACAGCAGAAGAGGTTTATAGATTCTACAGCCAATTGAAGCTTCTTGAAGACCAGGGGCTGAACTCTGCATCAATCATTTCTTCCCTCAGGACTGAGCTTGAAGAGACACATGCCCGCGTTAGTGAACTTGAGACAGAACGGAAATCAGCAAAGAAGAAGTTGGATCAGTTCTTGAAAAGACTCGCAGAGGAGAAGGCATTGTGGCGCAACAGAGAGCATGAGAAGGTCCGAGCAATCATTGAAGCAATGAAGGCTGACCTTGACAGAGAGAGGAAGAAGCGGCAAAAGATAGAGATCATTCATTCCAAGCTTGTCAATGAACTTGCTGAGGCCAGGTTAACTGCGAAGAAGCTGTTGCAGGATTATGAGAAAGAGCGCAAAGCTCGTGAGCTTGTTGAGGAGGTCTGTGATGAACTTGTGAAAGAGATTGGGGAAGATAAAGCTGAAGTTGAAGCAGTGAAGATCGAAGCAATGAAGATACGAGAAGAAGTTGAAATGGAGAAGAGAATGCTGCAGATGGCAGAAGTATGGCGCGAAGAGAGGGTTCAGATGAAGTTAATTGATGCAAAACTAACTCTTCAGGAGAGGTATTCGCAGATGATGGAGCTCAAAGCAGATCTAGATTCATTTTTGGCTGCAACAAAGAGCATGCCTATGGATGTTGAATTAGTGGGAAAAGCTGAGTTGCTCAAAGACAAAGTAAACTTAGTTAATGTTGAAGATATAAAAGAGTTTGCTTACCAGCCGCCACCTGATTCCGAAGACATTTATGCCGTCTTCAAAGATCTCCAGCTAAGACAAGAAACTACTGGAAGGGACATCCAATTCCAACCTTGCTCTGGTCATAGTCTTAGAAGCCATGGCTCCAAGATTAACGAAGCAAGTCCTGAGACTGATGTCTTTCTAGAGCATCACATAGCGGAGCAGGCACAAGATTTGATTGATAGCAATGAGGATGCAGAAGATGAAAGTGACTGGGAAACAATGAGTCATGCCGAGGAGCAAGCAAGCGAACCATCTGTCAATGATTACTGTAAGGAAAGCAATGCCGATGCTTCAATGAGTGAAGTGGAATGGAAGGAGAGCAGGGATGACAAACTAGATGCTGAAACCGTGACAGAAGTTTGTTCTATAAATTCAAAGTCTAGAAAAAAGGTGCCTTCAATATGTAGGCTGTGGAGATCATCGACACATGATATTGCAGAGGTAAAACCCGGGCGACTCTCAGTATCAGATGGAAGGATTTCCAATGGTACACTTGCTTCCAATAATGGCGAAGACTACAAGAAACATTCAGTCAGCGACACGAACAGAAGGCTGACCAAAGGAGGAAGCGTCTCCAATGAAACTTTCTCTCCCAATACAGGAACAGGCGACATTGGTTTAAGCCCAGAGAGCATAGGACAGTGGAGCTCACCTGATTCACTGAACTCTCATATAGGAACTAAAGGATGTATTGAATGGCCACGAAGTAGTCAGAAGCACAATTTAAAGGCAAAGCTAATGGAGGCAAGGATGGAGAGTGGAAAGGTTCAGCTGCGACATGTCCTGAAACAGAAAATTTAG
- the LOC121996167 gene encoding protein transport protein SEC23-like — translation MAEDLAGGAVVSTDPDGPDGVRMTWNAWPRSKVESSKCVVPVAASIAPIRSSPSLVVLPYHPLRCKPPCAAVLNPFARVDYGAKIWICPFCFSRNHFPPHYAGISEHNYPAELYPQCTTIEYAPPPLDAAAPPPPPVFLFVIDTCLIEEELGYVKSAMRRAIGLLPDHALVGLITFGTQVHLHELGFADITKIYVFRGTKEITKEQILDQLGLSSAGVRHGGVAGAPGYPRGPQANALHPSTSVNRFLLPASDCDYTLNALLDELQLDRWPVETSSRALRCTGVALTVAAGLLGACVAGTGARIIALVGGPCTVGPGMIVSKDLSEPVRSHKDLDKDAAPHFHKAVKFYDNLAKQLVNQGHVLDLFASALDQVGVAEMKVAVERTGGLVVLAESFGHPVFKDSFKRIFEDGEQSLGLSFNGTLEINCSKDIKIQGIIGPCTSLDKKGALCADTIVGQGNAISWKMCGLDRTTCLTVFFDISPSERSGQQGIPNPQLYIQFLTNYQNPEGQMRLRVATIMRKWVDGSNTEELVEGFDQETAAVVLARYVSLKMEMEEEFDATRWLDRSLIRLCSRFGDYRKDDSASFTLHPNFSILPQFMFNLRRSQFVQVFNNSPDETAYFRMLLNRESITNSVVMIQPSLLSYSFNSPPTPALLDVSSIALDRILLLDAYFSIVIFHGTTIAQWRNLGYQNQPEHQAFAQLLQAPQDDAHMIIKERFPVPRLVICDQHGSQARFLLAKLNPSATYNSAHEVVPGSDIIFTDDVSLQVFCEHLQRLAVQS, via the exons ATGGCGGAagacctcgctggaggcgccgtTGTCTCAACCGATCCCGACGGCCCCGACGGCGTCCGCATGACCTGGAACGCGTGGCCCCGCTCCAAGGTGGAGTCGAGCAAGTGCGTCGTCCCTGTAGCCGCCTCAATAGCCCCGATCCGCTCCTCCCCCTCCCTCGTCGTGCTACCTTACCATCCCCTCCGCTGCAAGCCGCCCTGCGCCGCCGTTCTCAACCCCTTTGCGCGGGTCGATTACGGAGCTAAGATCTGGATCTGCCCCTTCTGCTTCTCTCGGAATCATTTCCCTCCGCACTACGCCGGCATCAGCGAGCACAACTACCCAGCAGAGCTGTACCCACAGTGCACCACCATCGAGTACGCGCCGCCGCCGCTCGATGCTGCCGCTCCACCGCCGCCTCCTGTCTTCCTCTTCGTTATTGACACCTGCCTCATCGAGGAGGAACTTGGTTATGTCAAATCGGCCATGCGTCGCGCCATTGGCCTCCTGCCGGACCATGCCCTCGTTGGTCTGATCACCTTCGGCACCCAGGTCCATCTCCACGAACTGGGATTTGCTGATATAACGAAGATCTACGTGTTCCGTGGTACGAAGGAGATCACGAAAGAGCAGATCTTGGATCAATTGGGGCTTTCCTCTGCTGGTGTTCGCCACGGTGGTGTTGCTGGGGCGCCAGGTTATCCCAGGGGACCCCAGGCTAATGCGTTGCATCCTTCTACATCCGTCAATAGGTTCCTGCTTCCCGCGTCTGATTGCGACTACACACTCAATGCT TTGCTAGATGAGCTCCAGTTAGATCGCTGGCCGGTGGAAACAAGTAGTCGGGCTTTGCGTTGCACTGGAGTTGCCCTTACTGTCGCAGCTGGCTTACTAGGAGCATGTGTTGCAGGAACTGGCGCCCGGATCATAGCTCTAGTTGGGGGACCGTGTACAGTGGGCCCTGGAATG ATTGTGTCAAAAGACCTATCTGAGCCTGTGCGCTCGCATAAAGACCTTGATAAAGATGCTGCTCCACACTTTCACAAAGCTGTTAAATTTTATGATAATCTTGCAAAACAACTGGTTAACCAGGGCCATGTCCTAGACCTTTTTGCTTCGGCACTTGATCAG GTTGGGGTTGCAGAGATGAAAGTAGCAGTTGAAAGGACAGGTGGACTGGTTGTTCTTGCTGAAAGTTTTGGACATCCAGTTTTTAAAGATtcctttaaaagaatttttgaggATGGCGAGCAGTCTCTTGGGCTTTCTTTTAA TGGCACTCTTGAGATCAATTGTTCAAAGGACATCAAAATTCAGGGAATTATTGGACCATGTACATCCTTGGACAAG AAGGGAGCTCTTTGTGCAGACACTATTGTAGGACAAGGGAATGCCATTTCATGGAAGATGTGTGGGCTTGATAGGACTACTTGTCTTACAGTTTTCTTTGATATTTCACCTAGTGAGCGATCAGGTCAACAAGGGATTCCAAATCCACAGTTGTATATACAATTCCTCACCAA CTATCAGAACCCTGAAGGTCAAATGAGGTTACGTGTTGCAACAATTATGAGGAAATGGGTTGATGGTTCCAATACTGAG GAACTAGTTGAAGGTTTTGACCAGGAAACTGCAGCTGTTGTATTAGCAAGATATGTATCCTTAAAAATGGAGATGGAG GAAGAATTTGATGCAACTAGATGGTTGGATAGATCACTTATTCGTCTTTGCTCACGATTTGGTGATTATCGAAAGGATGATTCTGCTTCATTTACACTACATCCAAATTTCTCAATACTGCCACAGTTCATGTTCAATTTAAGGCGCTCACAATTCGTTCAG GTTTTTAACAATAGTCCGGATGAGACTGCCTATTTCCGTATGTTGTTGAATCGTGAGAGTATTACCAACTCGGTCGTCATGATCCAGCCTTCACTGCTTTCTTACTCTTTCAATTCTCCCCCTACACCTGCATTGTTGGATGTGTCATCCATAGCTTTAGATCGTATACTGTTGCTTGATGCGTATTTCAGCATCGTCATTTTTCATGGCACTACCATTGCTCAATGGCGCAATTTGGGGTATCAAAATCAACCAGAGCACCAG GCCTTTGCCCAGCTATTACAAGCTCCTCAGGATGATGCTCACATGATCATAAAAGAACGGTTCCCTGTTCCCAGATTAGTCATTTGTGATCAACATGGTTCTCAG GCAAGATTTTTGTTAGCAAAGTTGAACCCATCAGCCACGTACAATTCTGCCCACGAGGTTGTTCCAGGCAGCGACATCATATTCACCGATGATGTCAGCCTTCAAGTTTTCTGCGAGCACCTACAGAGATTGGCTGTTCAGTCATGA
- the LOC121996170 gene encoding N-terminal acetyltransferase A complex catalytic subunit NAA10-like, which produces MVCIRQATVNDLLAMQAGNLLCLPENYQMKYYLYHILSWPQLLFVAEDYDGRIVGYVLAKMEEDASEPCHGHITSLAVLRTHRKLGLATKLMTAAQNAMESVFGAEYVSLHVRRSNRAAFTLYTSSLSYRIHDVEAKYYADGEDAYDMRKQLKGRPHGHSHSHGHHHHHHGGCCSGESKAASFVDVSVAVDPAAGASGSNSLASVPASAAGE; this is translated from the coding sequence atggTGTGCATTCGACAGGCAACCGTAAATGATCTGCTAGCAATGCAGGCAGGCAACCTGCTATGCCTACCGGAGAACTACCAGATGAAGTACTACCTTTACCACATCCTCTCCTGGCCTCAGCTCCTCTTTGTTGCAGAGGACTATGATGGGCGCATTGTCGGATACGTCCTCGCCAAGATGGAGGAGGATGCTTCGGAGCCTTGCCACGGCCACATCACCTCTCTCGCTGTTCTTCGCACCCACCGTAAGCTTGGTCTTGCCACCAAGCTCATGACTGCTGCCCAGAATGCCATGGAGTCTGTTTTTGGGGCTGAGTATGTGTCTCTTCATGTCCGCCGCAGCAACCGTGCTGCCTTCACTCTCTACACCTCCAGCCTCAGTTATCGCATCCATGATGTGGAGGCCAAGTACTATGCTGATGGGGAGGATGCCTATGACATGAGAAAACAGCTGAAGGGGCGCCCGCATGGCCATAGCCACAGCCATGGCCACCATCACCACCACCATGGAGGCTGCTGCTCAGGGGAGTCTAAGGCTGCATCTTTTGTAGATGTCAGTGTAGCAGTTGATCCAGCTGCTGGCGCATCTGGCTCCAATTCATTAGCTTCAGTTCCAGCTTCAGCTGCTGGGGAGTGA
- the LOC121996168 gene encoding probable beta-1,3-galactosyltransferase 2 produces the protein MSWRSRGGGETVSKRWTFLLCLGSFFTGLLFTNRMWTMPEVKESDIIRTNSASVPNKELIAERYFSQMMDQKEEARKILGEGSSTVDDLQLINKAVSNLEMELAAARTTQESILRGYPIRQEVKVIKTIRHKYFMVIGINTAFNSRKRRDSIRATWMPQGDKRKKLEEEKGIVICFVIGHGATSGGILNRAIDAEEKKHGDFLRLDHVEGYLELSAKTKSYFATAFSLWDAEFYVKVDDDVHVNIATLGHTLVKHRMKPRVYIGCMKCGPVLAKKGVRYYEPENWKFGGDGNKYFRHATGQLYAISNELAAYISINQHILHKYVNEDVSLGSWFIGLDVEHIDDRKLCCGTPPDCEWKAQAGNTCVASFDWSCSGICDSVVRIKEVHQRCSENSSAIWNAVF, from the exons ATGAGTTGGAGGagcagaggaggaggagagaCCGTGTCTAAAAGATGGACCTTTTTGCTTTGCCTTGGCAGCTTCTTCACTGGCCTCCTCTTCACCAACAG AATGTGGACAATGCCCGAAGTGAAAGAGAGCGATATAATTCGAACTAACAGTGCCAGTGTACCAAACAAAGAGCTCATAGCCGAGAGATATTTTTCGCAAATG ATGGATCAGAAGGAAGAAGCGAGAAAAATTCTAGGGGAAGGTTCATCAACTGTCGATGACCTTCA ATTGATAAATAAAGCAGTTTCAAACTTAGAGATGGAACTAGCAGCAGCAAGGACAACACAAGAATCTATACTTAGAGGTTATCCAATACGACAAGAAGTTAAGGTTATTAAAACAATAAGACACAAGTATTTTATGGTTATTGGGATCAATACTGCATTTAACAGTCGAAAACGAAGAGATTCAATTCGTGCTACGTGGATGCCACAAG GTGACAAAAGAAAGAAGctagaagaagaaaaggggatcGTGATTTGCTTTGTTATCGGTCATGG TGCTACTTCAGGTGGAATTTTGAATCGAGCTATCGATGCTGAAGAAAAAAAACATGGTGATTTCTTGAGACTG GATCATGTTGAAGGATACCTTGAGTTATCAGCCAAAACAAAATCTTACTTTGCAACTGCTTTTTCTTTGTGGGACGCGGAATTTTACGTCAAGGTTGATGATGATGTACATGTGAACATAG CAACACTTGGACATACTTTGGTGAAGCATCGAATGAAACCTCGAGTATACATTGGATGCATGAAGTGTGGTCCTGTCCTTGCTAAGAA GGGAGTGAGATATTATGAACCTGAAAATTGGAAGTTTGGAGGCGACGGAAACAAGTACTTTCGACATGCCACTGGTCAATTGTATGCCATTTCAAATGAATTGGCAGCTTATATCTCCATAAACCA GCATATACTGCACAAATATGTGAATGAGGATGTGTCATTAGGATCTTGGTTCATAGGTTTAGACGTTGAGCATATCGATGATCGCAAGCTTTGCTGCGGCACTCCGCCCG ATTGTGAGTGGAAGGCGCAGGCAGGCAACACCTGCGTCGCGTCGTTCGATTGGAGCTGCAGTGGCATCTGCGATTCGGTTGTTCGGATCAAAGAAGTTCATCAACGCTGCAGTGAAAACTCGAGTGCCATATGGAATGCAGTTTTTTAG